Proteins encoded by one window of Paenibacillus sp. DCT19:
- a CDS encoding phosphatase PAP2 family protein, with product MLRNAQSSPSFLAKPNSPIRALLIWSIAGIVMSSVVVFLIAALASILGTDVILQWDHQIQRLFYLHSETRLQLFPFTSFITALGSFKISALAAIGFTLLFFLQRIPRFYLYGYALLGSFAIMWALNTGLKEIFQRSRPELEHLLVVHGYSFPSGHAMISMGFYGMLFVIWAIERQLRTSRPGIPILCGIIFVTLIGLSRIMLGVHYPSDVFTGFMAGLAWILCMIPAIKQRS from the coding sequence ATGCTACGTAACGCCCAGTCCTCACCGAGCTTTTTGGCTAAACCCAATTCACCAATTCGTGCTCTACTTATATGGAGCATCGCAGGCATTGTCATGAGTTCTGTCGTTGTATTTCTTATTGCTGCTCTTGCCTCCATCCTGGGCACGGATGTGATTTTGCAATGGGATCATCAGATCCAACGTTTATTCTATCTTCATTCCGAAACTCGTCTTCAACTGTTTCCTTTCACTTCGTTTATTACTGCGCTTGGATCCTTTAAGATCTCTGCTCTCGCAGCCATCGGCTTCACGCTCCTGTTTTTCCTACAGCGAATTCCTCGGTTCTACTTGTATGGATATGCGTTATTGGGCAGTTTCGCCATTATGTGGGCACTGAATACTGGATTAAAAGAGATTTTCCAACGTAGCAGACCCGAGCTTGAGCATCTATTAGTTGTTCACGGCTATAGCTTTCCTAGTGGACATGCCATGATCTCCATGGGCTTTTACGGCATGCTCTTCGTCATCTGGGCTATTGAACGGCAATTACGAACATCCAGACCAGGAATTCCTATTTTATGTGGCATCATATTTGTAACGTTGATTGGTCTAAGTCGGATCATGTTAGGTGTTCATTATCCTTCCGATGTTTTCACTGGATTCATGGCAGGTCTAGCTTGGATTCTCTGCATGATTCCTGCTATTAAACAGCGGAGCTAA
- a CDS encoding thioredoxin family protein yields the protein MSKPNLSHKFGKGLPPKEFIESMTKNQSEFQANYDSFTWASEEDREFFESLNFRDDLRVLILAADWCGDVVRNIPVVFQALEISGIPTEVLIMENHPEVMDEFLTMGGRSVPIVIFADTGGHVLGQWGPRPQHVQEVMVEFKRLNPDREAADYQDNIAVARQEMAKRYGEGTESHAVIVSELRELISGY from the coding sequence ATGAGTAAACCTAACTTATCTCACAAATTCGGTAAAGGTCTGCCTCCGAAAGAATTTATTGAGAGTATGACGAAGAACCAAAGTGAATTTCAGGCCAACTATGATAGCTTTACTTGGGCTAGCGAAGAGGATCGTGAGTTTTTCGAAAGCCTTAACTTCCGTGACGATCTGCGTGTTCTGATTCTTGCTGCTGACTGGTGTGGCGATGTTGTACGTAATATCCCAGTTGTGTTTCAGGCTCTAGAAATCTCTGGTATACCGACAGAAGTGCTTATTATGGAGAATCACCCGGAAGTAATGGATGAATTCTTGACTATGGGTGGACGCTCTGTGCCGATCGTTATTTTTGCAGACACAGGTGGTCATGTGCTTGGTCAGTGGGGACCACGTCCACAGCATGTACAAGAAGTCATGGTTGAGTTCAAACGTCTCAATCCAGATCGTGAAGCGGCAGATTATCAGGATAATATCGCTGTGGCACGTCAGGAAATGGCTAAACGTTATGGGGAAGGGACGGAATCACATGCAGTTATCGTTAGCGAGCTGCGTGAACTGATTTCGGGTTATTGA
- a CDS encoding DUF1128 domain-containing protein has translation MDLTQASTANMEYMIEAIKTKLRMASGAAMQGSSFPLEKYEDLHDLYEMVMGKEHLSISEVEAVASELGNLRK, from the coding sequence ATGGATTTAACGCAAGCAAGTACTGCCAACATGGAATATATGATTGAGGCAATCAAAACCAAATTGCGGATGGCGAGTGGAGCCGCAATGCAAGGATCATCTTTTCCACTGGAAAAGTATGAAGACCTTCACGATCTGTATGAGATGGTTATGGGAAAAGAACACTTGAGCATCTCTGAGGTTGAAGCTGTAGCTTCTGAACTTGGTAACCTGCGCAAGTAA
- a CDS encoding O-antigen ligase family protein — protein sequence MAAAQLAPAPVPGLLALAGAWAAALLGTLLLCRLWHSSASSRAAAITATALAAVAAAALAVTSTAERLAAGVGTGLSRLRMWQDALKLWTEAAWLGHGGEAWRGMYRAIQSSPYVGGEVHSGILDLALDTGIIGLVLVALWFISTLRIAWQNATHLIPCILVFAIHGAIDFDWSFTLLWMMFIWLGGWAYALRFNVQRTLEAQPSVHRAKGSNLEHSPVVSLFDFSTNPIPSGQREWRRSTHEEAYSQKALSECRYEIGASVHKYQVVDIWTRSGLILLTAFCWIGGTAWLAGQQVAAEMHYRQVVQSPNLSEEETSILIQAYRANPYRPDIAISLARILPAVDGEKMLRQSLSHVQSDPRMYFEVGRLEAQSLKSEQAIHYFNEAIALNRYDSMLHSEALYWMEQIARRELKAGQLDQARHTAAAGVHIVEHYRQLVEEVAINNDRNDRHFVFHPEVTAYEASLRTIATIAANTYSSKDFSIDR from the coding sequence TTGGCTGCTGCCCAACTGGCGCCTGCACCTGTGCCCGGCCTGCTGGCACTGGCCGGGGCATGGGCAGCTGCGCTGCTCGGCACGCTGCTGCTGTGCCGGTTATGGCACAGCAGCGCGAGTTCGCGCGCAGCCGCCATAACGGCCACGGCGCTGGCGGCAGTTGCCGCAGCCGCGCTGGCCGTGACCTCCACCGCCGAGCGTCTCGCGGCAGGTGTCGGCACAGGGCTGTCCCGCCTACGGATGTGGCAGGACGCCCTGAAGCTGTGGACCGAGGCCGCATGGCTTGGCCACGGGGGAGAGGCATGGCGCGGCATGTATCGCGCCATACAATCCTCGCCGTATGTTGGCGGCGAGGTTCACAGCGGCATCCTTGATCTTGCTCTGGATACTGGCATAATCGGACTAGTGCTCGTTGCGTTGTGGTTTATCTCCACACTACGCATCGCATGGCAAAATGCCACTCACCTGATTCCTTGCATCCTGGTTTTTGCTATTCATGGTGCAATCGACTTTGACTGGAGCTTCACGCTGCTGTGGATGATGTTTATCTGGCTTGGTGGCTGGGCATATGCCTTGCGATTTAATGTGCAACGAACGCTGGAAGCACAGCCATCCGTGCACCGTGCCAAAGGCAGTAACTTGGAACATAGTCCTGTTGTTTCACTGTTCGATTTTAGCACTAATCCAATTCCTTCAGGGCAGCGTGAATGGCGGAGATCGACACATGAGGAAGCTTATTCGCAAAAGGCACTCTCGGAATGCAGGTATGAAATAGGGGCTAGTGTACATAAGTATCAAGTGGTGGATATATGGACTAGATCCGGTTTGATTCTACTCACTGCGTTCTGTTGGATTGGCGGAACAGCTTGGCTTGCTGGGCAGCAGGTTGCAGCGGAGATGCATTATCGTCAAGTTGTACAATCACCGAATCTATCAGAGGAAGAAACATCGATACTTATTCAGGCCTACCGAGCGAATCCATACCGTCCGGATATCGCTATTTCGCTAGCTCGAATACTTCCTGCGGTTGATGGAGAGAAGATGCTGCGACAGAGCTTGTCCCATGTCCAATCCGATCCCAGAATGTATTTTGAAGTAGGAAGACTTGAAGCCCAATCGCTTAAGAGCGAACAAGCCATACATTACTTTAATGAGGCGATTGCATTGAATCGGTATGATTCAATGCTTCATTCCGAGGCTTTATATTGGATGGAGCAGATCGCGCGGCGAGAGTTGAAGGCAGGACAACTCGATCAAGCCAGGCACACTGCTGCGGCTGGAGTGCATATTGTTGAACATTATAGGCAGTTGGTTGAAGAGGTGGCGATAAATAATGATCGTAATGACCGCCACTTCGTGTTTCATCCAGAGGTGACCGCGTATGAAGCAAGCCTGCGCACAATAGCTACAATAGCTGCCAATACTTATTCCTCTAAAGATTTCAGTATCGATCGTTAA
- a CDS encoding SAM-dependent methyltransferase: MVTVDQTKSKVRCTPVDSLRKLIQDIFEQNSLITATWSQLRRRDNVSYTKVQVKPVTLKNQLHYQFAFHYNNKVLHENLTPAEATERMTELAEETFRQGLLCTTEADYQILISKKYKVSILTKSASKTAVDLSHNRKKQYVLEDGVPVSFLVELGIMNEEGRVLARKYDKFRQINRFLEMVQDVIPHLPEGRPLTIVDFGCGKSYLTFALYHYLSVQQRRSLKVIGLDLKADVIEHCNDLANKLHYGDLKFLVGDIADYDELNAVDMVVTLHACDTATDAALEKAVRWGASVILSVPCCQHELFDQIESTVMNPLLSHGILKERFSALATDAIRAKLLDLMGYKTQLLEFIDMEHTPKNILIRAVRGQAGPTKQLWDEYTAFRDFIHADPYLERACADLLPGGASREASGTDEGTPSSSDCKDC, from the coding sequence ATGGTAACGGTTGACCAAACCAAATCGAAAGTGAGATGTACCCCCGTGGATTCATTGCGAAAGCTTATACAAGACATCTTTGAACAGAACTCGCTGATTACGGCGACCTGGAGCCAGCTACGCAGACGGGACAATGTCTCGTATACGAAAGTGCAAGTCAAGCCGGTAACGCTCAAAAATCAGTTGCATTATCAATTCGCATTTCATTATAACAACAAAGTGCTGCATGAGAATTTGACTCCGGCTGAAGCGACTGAACGCATGACTGAACTGGCCGAAGAGACGTTTCGTCAAGGGCTGCTCTGTACCACAGAAGCAGACTATCAGATTTTGATCAGCAAAAAATATAAAGTGTCGATTCTGACGAAATCCGCATCCAAGACGGCTGTGGATCTGTCCCACAATCGCAAGAAGCAATACGTACTGGAGGATGGAGTCCCTGTTTCCTTCTTAGTCGAATTAGGAATTATGAATGAAGAAGGTAGGGTACTCGCTCGTAAATACGATAAGTTCAGACAGATCAATCGTTTCCTTGAGATGGTGCAGGATGTAATTCCCCACCTGCCTGAAGGTCGCCCGCTGACCATTGTTGATTTTGGCTGTGGTAAATCGTATCTGACCTTTGCTCTGTATCACTACCTGTCCGTACAGCAACGCAGATCCTTGAAAGTTATAGGTCTGGATCTGAAAGCGGATGTCATTGAGCATTGTAACGATCTAGCGAACAAGCTGCATTATGGTGATCTGAAGTTCTTGGTTGGAGACATTGCAGACTATGATGAGCTGAATGCAGTAGATATGGTCGTCACACTACATGCCTGCGATACGGCGACAGATGCGGCATTAGAAAAAGCAGTCCGTTGGGGAGCCTCTGTTATTTTATCGGTTCCATGCTGTCAGCATGAGCTATTTGACCAGATCGAGTCTACGGTCATGAATCCGTTGTTGTCCCATGGTATTCTCAAAGAGCGCTTCTCTGCACTTGCGACAGATGCCATTCGTGCTAAGTTGCTCGATCTAATGGGATACAAAACGCAGTTGCTCGAATTTATCGATATGGAGCATACGCCCAAAAACATTCTCATACGAGCTGTACGGGGCCAAGCAGGTCCAACGAAGCAGTTGTGGGATGAATACACAGCGTTCCGTGATTTCATTCATGCCGATCCGTATCTGGAACGAGCTTGTGCAGACCTGTTGCCAGGAGGCGCTTCTCGGGAAGCATCTGGTACAGATGAGGGTACGCCTTCTTCAAGTGATTGTAAGGACTGTTAA
- a CDS encoding dehydrogenase, with the protein MSSKTTPGTPPVKHNMPGQKLPSARGIRRACSKELYRTAKRLKLYVSPELMKQAEELYYGKVIGNLLWIGENRDNRKKLCDWWNADVSSELAALWSVELEPLQRAFQQAFGGYRL; encoded by the coding sequence ATGTCAAGCAAAACCACACCCGGCACTCCCCCGGTAAAACATAACATGCCTGGTCAGAAGCTGCCCTCGGCAAGAGGCATTCGGCGAGCTTGTAGCAAGGAGCTATATCGTACAGCCAAACGACTTAAATTGTATGTTTCCCCGGAGCTGATGAAACAAGCAGAAGAGCTATATTACGGTAAAGTGATTGGCAATCTGCTCTGGATCGGGGAAAATCGTGATAATCGCAAAAAACTGTGTGATTGGTGGAACGCAGATGTAAGCTCAGAGCTTGCTGCATTATGGAGCGTAGAGCTAGAGCCTCTTCAGCGTGCATTTCAACAGGCGTTTGGTGGTTATCGTCTATAG
- a CDS encoding alpha/beta fold hydrolase, producing the protein MEKVMCDGTTICYAEQGQGDALILLHGYCGSSSYWDEVVPELARSYRCIVPDLRGHGKTDAPVGSYTMDQMGNDVLQLMDELKVEKATLLGHSMGGYIALSIAQRHPERLNAFGLIHSTAYPDSEEGKEKRLRAVSTIQTDGIVNFVDGLVPALFAPEHVESMSAQVTRVKEIGYQTAPQGAAGAALAMRERPDRRDVLSATPLPVLLVAGEKDAVIPPERTFTSDKPHIVQAVIPGVGHMSMYEAPEQLIQVIKQFMDGLSSSK; encoded by the coding sequence ATGGAAAAAGTGATGTGTGATGGAACGACAATTTGTTATGCTGAACAAGGTCAAGGAGATGCGCTGATCTTACTCCACGGATATTGTGGTAGCTCTTCCTATTGGGATGAAGTGGTACCTGAGCTTGCACGAAGCTATCGCTGTATCGTGCCTGATCTGCGTGGACACGGGAAAACGGATGCGCCTGTAGGAAGTTATACGATGGATCAGATGGGCAATGATGTACTGCAATTAATGGATGAGTTAAAGGTAGAAAAGGCAACTCTGCTTGGTCACTCCATGGGAGGTTACATCGCCTTGTCTATTGCTCAGCGTCATCCAGAACGACTCAATGCCTTTGGTTTGATTCATTCTACGGCTTACCCGGATAGCGAAGAGGGGAAAGAAAAACGACTTCGTGCCGTGTCAACGATACAGACGGATGGAATTGTGAATTTCGTGGATGGTTTGGTTCCCGCGTTATTTGCCCCAGAACATGTAGAGTCCATGTCGGCACAAGTTACACGTGTGAAAGAAATTGGGTATCAGACAGCACCACAAGGAGCTGCTGGCGCTGCGCTCGCTATGCGTGAACGTCCAGATCGTCGTGATGTTTTGTCAGCTACACCATTACCTGTACTGTTGGTTGCTGGAGAGAAGGACGCTGTCATTCCGCCAGAACGCACTTTCACAAGTGATAAGCCACATATCGTACAAGCGGTAATTCCCGGAGTGGGACATATGAGCATGTATGAGGCACCGGAACAGTTAATTCAGGTGATTAAGCAATTTATGGATGGTTTGTCTTCATCGAAATAA
- the yyaC gene encoding spore protease YyaC: MAAYKRELIRKQNRETRRSVQGEELDLFFHNIYQVHSPDEITFVCIGTDRSTGDALGPLTGSLLEGKGVGHVIGTMPYPCDADTLQQKLACIPPHQVIIAIDACLGPKAAIGHFYLFNQALNPAESVGGNLPSVGHYSVAAVVNANGPRPYTVLQMTSLHQVMNMSQMIAEAVLQAAVSGKPFHS, translated from the coding sequence TTGGCAGCATATAAGCGGGAATTGATCCGCAAGCAGAATCGAGAAACCCGTAGAAGTGTGCAGGGAGAAGAGCTAGATTTATTTTTCCACAACATATATCAGGTTCACTCCCCAGATGAGATCACCTTTGTGTGTATTGGTACAGATCGTTCTACAGGTGATGCACTCGGGCCGTTAACAGGGAGTTTGCTGGAAGGAAAAGGAGTGGGGCATGTTATAGGAACAATGCCATATCCTTGTGATGCAGACACGCTGCAACAGAAGCTGGCATGCATCCCGCCACATCAAGTCATCATTGCCATTGATGCGTGTCTGGGGCCGAAGGCTGCGATAGGTCACTTTTACCTTTTTAATCAGGCCTTGAATCCAGCTGAATCTGTAGGGGGCAACCTGCCATCCGTCGGACATTATAGTGTAGCCGCTGTGGTGAATGCGAATGGGCCAAGACCATATACTGTGTTGCAAATGACGTCTCTTCACCAGGTGATGAACATGTCCCAGATGATTGCAGAAGCCGTGTTGCAAGCAGCAGTTTCGGGCAAACCGTTTCATTCCTGA
- a CDS encoding YtxH domain-containing protein: MNKAEEQYPVQTGSTFAKGIFIGGLLGAAAALLFAPKPGRELRGDLSEKVGMVTDRTKEVASVVGDKASELAKTVSSKTSDIAKTVNQGRNDVMDSVRKASTDIANETSKASSEVAVAAEDAKDDARKELNSTSL; the protein is encoded by the coding sequence ATGAATAAAGCAGAAGAACAATATCCTGTACAGACGGGTTCTACTTTCGCGAAAGGTATTTTCATCGGAGGTTTGTTAGGTGCAGCAGCAGCATTGCTCTTTGCTCCTAAACCAGGACGTGAACTGCGTGGTGACCTTTCCGAAAAAGTAGGTATGGTTACTGATCGTACCAAGGAAGTGGCAAGCGTTGTAGGTGATAAAGCGTCTGAACTAGCCAAAACGGTATCATCTAAAACGTCTGATATTGCAAAAACCGTGAACCAAGGTCGCAATGACGTTATGGATTCCGTTCGCAAAGCTTCGACGGATATTGCTAATGAAACGTCCAAAGCTTCAAGCGAGGTCGCTGTAGCGGCGGAGGATGCGAAGGATGATGCACGTAAAGAGCTGAATTCAACCAGTCTGTAA
- a CDS encoding DedA family protein, whose product MDAIHNIVSQLFDWIQSLGYFGIMLGLMLEVIPSEIVLAYGGFLVSQGNINFFGAMIFGTVGGVIAQLFIYWIGRYGGRPVLERYGKYILIQKKHIDHSEEWFRRYGTGVIFTARFVPVVRHAISIPAGITKMHTGKFILLTTLAVIPWSALFIYLGMILGDQWEHIDEKAAPYIMPILLVALALMIIYVLIKWMNARKKKGSVE is encoded by the coding sequence ATGGACGCTATTCATAATATAGTCAGCCAATTGTTCGATTGGATTCAAAGTCTTGGATACTTTGGAATCATGCTTGGATTAATGCTTGAGGTCATTCCGAGTGAAATTGTGCTGGCGTATGGAGGTTTTCTCGTATCACAGGGAAACATCAACTTTTTCGGTGCTATGATTTTCGGTACAGTGGGCGGTGTGATCGCACAGCTATTTATTTACTGGATCGGTCGTTATGGTGGCAGACCTGTACTTGAACGCTACGGGAAATACATACTCATCCAGAAAAAACATATTGACCATTCCGAAGAGTGGTTCCGCAGGTATGGTACAGGTGTCATTTTCACGGCGCGGTTTGTTCCGGTGGTAAGGCATGCAATCTCTATTCCGGCTGGCATCACGAAAATGCATACAGGCAAATTCATCTTGCTTACTACCCTCGCTGTTATACCTTGGAGTGCTTTGTTTATATATTTAGGGATGATTCTTGGAGATCAATGGGAACATATTGATGAGAAAGCGGCACCGTACATTATGCCGATTTTGCTTGTAGCACTGGCACTTATGATTATTTATGTACTAATTAAATGGATGAATGCTCGTAAAAAGAAGGGAAGTGTTGAGTAA
- a CDS encoding DUF5665 domain-containing protein, translating into MNMSKVTINGNSPISGDPPRQQYDTSEHPFELRHEVKKLNTRLDQIADSLEKAQIKDIIENYTNPKKRIITNFTAGMARGLGLTVGTFVVLGLLGYLLSQFVNMPIVGQYIADLLGYIEDYKN; encoded by the coding sequence ATGAACATGAGTAAAGTTACAATTAACGGCAACTCGCCTATATCAGGAGACCCTCCTAGACAGCAATATGATACGTCAGAGCATCCTTTTGAATTACGACATGAGGTGAAAAAGCTCAATACCCGTCTCGATCAAATTGCAGATAGTCTTGAAAAGGCGCAGATTAAGGATATCATCGAGAACTATACCAATCCTAAGAAACGAATCATCACCAATTTCACAGCAGGTATGGCTCGTGGCTTAGGACTGACTGTTGGAACATTTGTAGTACTGGGTCTTCTCGGTTATCTCCTGAGTCAATTTGTGAACATGCCGATTGTTGGACAATACATTGCGGATCTGCTTGGCTACATTGAAGACTACAAAAATTAG
- a CDS encoding DUF6483 family protein codes for MFRKDYLLRMVEEMTEAIGKVFTLKQQRKHAEALSELDELLRRNFGLNSSLLNSLPAEDVIELFRFRGMIEVDNLQQAARLLEEEAYIYGEKAKVEGIDDEERQHSLDEELIRLMKSLHFYLYALNHGANPKLLDAPDRVESILDLTKEYERPARTEKQLAMYREQQGKYDQAENSWYRLLHVGGEHPVNYRHDVQAFYERLSELEDAKLEAGGLPREEVEEGFAQLHRETANG; via the coding sequence ATGTTCAGAAAAGACTATCTGCTCCGCATGGTGGAGGAAATGACTGAAGCGATCGGCAAAGTGTTTACGTTGAAGCAACAGCGGAAACATGCCGAGGCACTGTCTGAACTGGATGAATTACTTCGCAGGAATTTTGGCTTGAATTCGTCTTTGCTGAATTCTTTGCCTGCAGAGGATGTTATCGAGCTATTCCGTTTTCGTGGCATGATTGAAGTAGATAATTTGCAGCAAGCGGCACGCCTACTTGAAGAGGAAGCTTATATATATGGTGAAAAAGCGAAGGTTGAAGGCATAGATGATGAGGAACGACAGCATTCATTAGATGAAGAACTCATCCGATTAATGAAATCTCTTCATTTTTATCTATATGCACTAAATCACGGAGCCAATCCGAAACTGCTGGATGCGCCGGATCGTGTCGAGTCCATTTTGGATCTAACCAAAGAATACGAACGACCGGCACGAACGGAGAAACAGCTTGCCATGTACCGTGAACAGCAAGGAAAGTATGATCAGGCAGAGAACAGCTGGTATAGACTATTACATGTTGGTGGAGAGCATCCTGTGAATTATCGTCATGATGTGCAGGCATTCTATGAACGGCTAAGTGAACTTGAAGATGCCAAGCTTGAGGCGGGAGGACTCCCTCGTGAGGAAGTGGAAGAGGGGTTTGCCCAGTTACATCGGGAAACGGCGAATGGATAG
- a CDS encoding asparaginase, whose product MESALLVKEYRAGEMECAHYGHISITDEYGKVVYSVGNPHFRAFTRSSAKPFQAIPGIRAGIASHYGLSAQEIAIMASSHRSEPVHIQVLEQLSAKIGLGEECLVCAASYPLNEESRNEWLRGQGEKRRILHNCSGKHLGILGYSQMKKVDLGSYAEREHPVQREILETMAYMAGIEQHEIQLGTDGCGFPVFSLPLSALSNAYLKLACPDLIEDASTRSAVETITAAMNEFPLMVGGTHRVDSVLLEDDNIVAKGGFKGVFGFALKKERLGITFKILDGSEEEWAWIAQSILEQIGYANQATIARLREIYPPDIRNDAGTIVGRAESEFILQSTEKSV is encoded by the coding sequence ATGGAGAGTGCCCTGTTAGTTAAAGAATACCGTGCTGGCGAGATGGAGTGCGCCCACTACGGTCACATAAGTATTACAGACGAATACGGTAAAGTGGTTTATTCAGTAGGTAATCCACATTTTAGAGCGTTTACGCGTTCATCAGCCAAACCGTTTCAAGCCATTCCAGGCATTCGTGCAGGAATTGCGTCTCACTATGGGTTATCTGCTCAAGAGATTGCTATTATGGCATCCTCACATCGATCAGAACCAGTTCATATCCAAGTATTGGAGCAGTTATCTGCCAAAATCGGACTGGGAGAAGAATGTCTAGTCTGTGCGGCGAGTTACCCTCTCAATGAGGAGAGTCGAAATGAATGGTTACGTGGTCAGGGAGAGAAGCGCCGGATTTTGCATAACTGTTCAGGGAAACACTTAGGTATTCTTGGATACAGTCAGATGAAGAAGGTTGATCTAGGCAGTTACGCTGAGCGAGAACATCCGGTACAGCGCGAGATTTTAGAGACGATGGCGTACATGGCCGGAATTGAGCAGCATGAAATTCAACTAGGGACGGATGGCTGCGGCTTTCCGGTATTTTCGTTGCCATTATCAGCATTATCGAACGCTTATCTGAAATTAGCCTGTCCAGATCTAATCGAGGATGCTTCGACACGCAGTGCGGTAGAGACCATTACAGCAGCAATGAACGAATTTCCACTCATGGTAGGTGGTACTCATCGCGTAGACTCTGTTCTACTGGAAGACGACAACATCGTAGCCAAGGGCGGATTCAAGGGTGTATTCGGTTTTGCGCTCAAAAAAGAAAGATTAGGCATCACCTTTAAGATCCTTGATGGTTCAGAGGAAGAATGGGCTTGGATTGCCCAGTCAATTCTTGAGCAGATTGGTTATGCGAACCAAGCAACGATTGCAAGGTTACGCGAAATATATCCACCAGATATCCGAAATGATGCTGGCACAATTGTAGGACGGGCAGAGAGTGAATTCATTTTACAATCAACTGAAAAAAGCGTATAA
- a CDS encoding GlsB/YeaQ/YmgE family stress response membrane protein gives MWGIIISIIMAVIIGLIGDALAGHNMPGGIIGAMIAGFAGAWLGALLLGNWGPVIGNFAVIPAIIGTALFVFLLGLVSRLFRQAA, from the coding sequence ATGTGGGGCATTATTATCAGCATAATCATGGCGGTCATTATTGGTTTGATCGGAGATGCACTTGCCGGTCACAACATGCCCGGTGGTATCATCGGCGCAATGATTGCCGGATTTGCAGGAGCCTGGTTAGGGGCACTTTTGCTTGGTAACTGGGGACCAGTTATCGGTAACTTTGCAGTAATTCCTGCCATCATTGGTACAGCGCTCTTTGTGTTCTTGCTGGGGCTTGTGTCCAGACTGTTCAGACAGGCTGCCTGA
- a CDS encoding pirin family protein, whose product MIKVVTSEERHTSDRGWIHSEFSFSFADYDDPSNAHFGCLLAHNDNTLMPQEGFKRHPHHDLEIVSYVISGTLKHTDTMGTEELLEPGTVQVMSAGTGVEHSETNPSTEEPVRFLQMWFLPSERKAKPTYTNRRFQPEDHLNRLCPIVSGQAGEGTEDALPIHQDVTCYLSKLESGKKLMYPQHEDRRTHLFLISGHISIECADGNFDLKPGDAARIRKSCDLQITGTGSEPAEFVLIDLP is encoded by the coding sequence ATGATTAAAGTAGTGACATCGGAAGAAAGGCACACGTCGGATCGCGGTTGGATACACAGTGAGTTTAGCTTTTCTTTTGCAGATTATGATGACCCAAGCAATGCCCATTTTGGCTGCCTGTTAGCTCATAATGACAACACGCTGATGCCGCAAGAGGGCTTTAAGAGACATCCACATCATGATCTAGAGATTGTTAGTTATGTCATTTCAGGCACGTTGAAGCATACAGATACAATGGGAACAGAAGAATTGCTGGAACCCGGAACCGTACAAGTGATGAGTGCGGGGACAGGAGTAGAGCATTCGGAGACCAATCCTTCAACAGAGGAGCCGGTACGTTTTCTGCAAATGTGGTTCTTGCCTTCTGAGCGGAAAGCAAAGCCAACGTATACGAACCGGCGTTTTCAGCCGGAGGATCATCTGAACCGTTTGTGCCCTATCGTGTCAGGGCAAGCCGGGGAAGGCACGGAGGATGCGTTACCTATTCATCAGGACGTTACATGTTATTTGTCCAAATTGGAATCTGGCAAAAAGCTAATGTATCCACAACATGAAGATAGGCGGACACACCTTTTCCTGATCAGTGGTCATATCTCCATTGAATGTGCAGATGGCAACTTCGATCTTAAACCTGGAGATGCAGCACGAATTCGTAAGAGCTGTGATCTGCAGATCACTGGAACGGGCAGCGAGCCTGCTGAATTTGTATTGATTGATCTACCATAA